In Deltaproteobacteria bacterium, the genomic stretch CGGGCGTACGAGGTGGGGCTGGTGACCGAGGTCGTACCGCACGAGAGCCTGATGGACCGCGCGCAGGAGCTGGCCGCGCTCGTCTTGAAGAACGCCCCGCTCGCGGTCTGGGGCACGAAGATGGCGATCGTCCAGGGCCTCGGGCTGCCGATCCCCCAGGCGGAGGAGATCGCCGCCGGCTACCTCGAGGTCGTCGAGCAGAGCGAGGACCACGCCGAGGGCCCGCGTGCCTTCGTCGAGCGCCGCGAGCCTCGCTGGAAGGCGCGCTGAAAGCCGCGTGGCGGATCAGCCGGCGCGCGGCGCCAGCCGGCGGAGTACCGGCCGCGCCCGCGGCGCGTGGGCCAGGGCCCGCGTCGCGCCGGTCAGGATGGCGGACGCGATGTCGATGCGCAGGTCCCACTCCGCCGCCGTGGCCCACCGGCTTCGCCACGCCGCGAGGCCGGCGCGCCGCACGGCGCGGCGATGGCGGTCCGGCGTCTCCCAGTCGAGCCCGCGGCACTCGAGGTAGGCGATCTCGCGCGCCAGGCCGACGATGAGCGCCGCCCACTCGCCGTAGACCGCGGCGTCGCGCGCGCGCGAGCGGGCCAGGAGCCGCGTGACGAGCGCATCGGTGGCGACGAAGGACGGCACCAGGAGGTCGATCCGGCCCACGAGCCCGAGGCGTCCGGCGAGCAACCGGTTCGCGACGGCCTCGGTCGCGTAGAGCGGGACGTGATGTGAGCGATGGGCCTTCTCGGTTCGCCCGAGGACGAGAACCGGATGGCGGCGGGCGGCGCGGAGCACGGCCGCGAGCTCGCGCGGCGCGCGCCGCACCCAGTGCAAGGCGCGATCGAAGTCGACGTAGTGGACGCGGGGCGCGCCGGTCGCCAGCGCCCGTCTGAGCGCGAGACGGTAGAGGGGGCCGCGCCGGTTCGACGGCGGGGTGCCGGCGTGCACGCCGGCGCTGGCGAGGAGCGCGGTGACGCGGGCGTCGGTCGGAGGGCTCGTCGCTACCACGACGCCGCGATAGAGCGCGTGCAGCCGCGGCAGCAGCCGCTCGACGTCTTGCCGCAGGGCCCCGGAGGAGTCGTGCAGCGTGGCCGCGAGCGCCACGTCCGTCGGCCGGACGGGTCGTGACACCGGCAATCACCCCAGATCGGGACGAGAGCCGTCGAGCGGGCGGACCTTCCGCAGCTGCTCGGCGAATACCGTCGGGTCGGTGGTCGGCAGCTCGCAGCGGCGGCGCTCGCAGACGTAGGCGGTGGGTCTGCCGCCTTGCGCCACCTTCCCCTCGACGAGCGGGACGAGGTGAGCGACGCGCTCGGTGTCGGACGGCACGACGAGCACACGGTTCGGCACGAAGGTACCCCGGACCGCCCGCAGGAGAGGCTCCGCCGCCGCACGTCCGCCTGCCGTCACGATGACGATCTCCTTCGGCGTGTCCAGCGCGAAGTCGAGCGCCAGGAGCATCTCGGAAAGGCCCGTCGGCGCCCGGCCGAGGACGTCGCCGAAGGCGGCGAGCGCCCGCTCGGCGCGCTGGCGGTAGCGCTCGTCGCCGGTGAGCTCGGAGAGCCGGAGGAGGTTCATGATCGCGACCGAGTTGCCCGACGGCTCGGCGCCGTCGCTGCTCGGCTTCTCGCGGGCGAGCAGCGCCTCGCCGTCCTCTGCCGTCCGGAAGAAGCCGCCGGCCTCCCGGTCCTCGAAGCGCGCGCCCAGCACGCCGTCGAGCGCGATCGCGGCCTCGAGCCAGCGGGACGCGCCCGTCGCCTCGTAGAGATCGAGGAGGCCGGCGCCGAGGAACGCGTAGTCCTCGAGATAGCCGGGCGGGCCCGCACGTCCGTCCTTCACGGCCCGCGGGAGCCGCCCCTCGCGGTCGCGGTGCGCGAGGAGGAACTCGGCGGCGCGCGCCGCGCGCGCCGTGTACTCCTCGTCGCCGAGCGTGAGCCCGGCGCGGGCGTAGGCGGAGATCATGAGGCCGTTCCAGCCGGCGAGGATCTTCTCGTCGCGAGGCGGCGGCGGCCGGCGACTCCGTGCGGCGAGGAGGAGGCGCCTGGCCTCGTCGAGCGCCCGCTCGGCCTCGGCGGGCGGCAGCCCGAGCTGCCGCGCCACGTCGCTCAACGGCTTCGGATTCGGCAGGATGCTGCGTCCGTGGAAATTGCCGGCCGGCGTGACGCCGTAGTACGCGATGGCGAGCGCCGCGCGGTCGGCCCCGACGGCCGCCTCGATCTCGGCGGGCGTCCAGGTGAAGAACCAGCCTTCCTCGGCACGGCCGTCGGCGTTCGGGCTGTCGGCGTCGGTGGCGGCGTAGAAGCCGCCCTCGGGCGCCGTCATGTCCCGCGCGACGTAGGCGAGGATGTCGCGCACGATGCCGGCGAACTCCTCCCGCCCGGTCGTCTGGTAGGCGTCGAGGTAGGCGAGGGCGAGGAGCGCGTTGTCGTAGAGCATCTTCTCGAAGTGCGGCACGAGCCAGCGCGCGTCGGTGGCATAGCGGTGAAAGCCGCCGCCGACCTGGTCGTGCATTCCGCCGGCCGCCATCTTCTCGAGCGTCAGGGTCGCCATGCGGAGCGCCTGCGCGTCGCCCGTCCGGCGGTGGTAACGGAGCAGGAAGCGGAGCGGGAGGCCGCTCGGGAACTTCGGCACGCGATCGGCGCCGCCGTTCGCGGCGTCGAAGTGCGCCGCGGCCTCGCGCGCGGCCGCATGCAGCACGGCGGCGGTCGGGAGGCCGCTCGGCCCGCCGGGCCCGACGCTCCGCCGGACGCGCTCGGCGACGTCGGCGGCGGCATCCGCGACGCGCGACGGCTGGCGGTCGAAGGCGTCCTTCAACGTCTTCAGCAGCGTCAGGAAGCCCGTCCGCACGCCCCGCTCGCCGTCATGCGGGGGAAAGTAGGTGCCGCCGTAGAACGGCTGGCGCTCGGGGGTCAGCCAGACGGTCATCGGCCAGCCGCCGCCGCTGCCCATCGCCTGCACCGCGGTCATGTAGAGGCTGTCGACGTCGGGACGCTCCTCGCGGTCGACCTTGATGGCGACGTAATTCTCGTTCAGGTAACGCGCGATCTCCTCGTCCTCGAACGACTCCTCCTCCATCACGTGGCACCAGTGGCAGGTCGAGTAGCCGACGCTCAGCAGCACCGGCCGCTCGAGACGCTTGGCCGCCTCGAACGCTTCGTCGCCCCAGGGATACCAGTCGACCGGGTTGTGCGCGTGCTGGCGGAGGTAGGGGCTCGACTCGAGCACGAGGCGGTTGGTGTAGAGCGGCGCGCCGTCGGGCCGGAGGTGGCGGGTGTGAGGCGGCTCGCCTGCATGCTGCGCGGCCGCGAGCGCGGCGACCAGGCGGGCGTCGAAGGGCGGCGCGCCGGGCAGCGGGTTCGTGATCTCTCGGCCGCGCCGGCAGGCGAGGGCAGCCAGGAGGACCGTGAGCCTCAGCCGACTTGCGGCATGACTTCGCGTGCGAACCATGCGACCCGCTCGAGGAACTCGGTGAGGCTCCGCGCGCCGAGCCCGACGTGGAACGACGTCGCTCCGGCCGCCAGCCACCGGCCGGCCTGCTCGACGACGGACGTCGATTGCGCGTCGGGTGCGACGGCGAGCGGCGCGACCAGCTCGAACGGGGCGGTCGTCGTTCGCTCGGCGCGGGCGTAGGCGGCAGCGGCGGCGAAGTCGTCGGGCGTGAGCTGCCACGGGATCCAGCCGTCGGCGTGGCGGGCGGCGCGGCGCACGGCGGCCTGCGAGTTGCCGCCCACCCAGATGGGCGGCCGCGGCCGCTGCGCCACGCGCGGCGCCACCATGACGTCGCGGAAAGCCACCGTCTGGCCGTCGAAGCCCGCGACCTCCTGCTCCCAGGCCGCGGTGATCGCATGGATGTACTCGTCGGTCACGCGGCCACGCCGGGCGTAGTCGGCGCCGAGGACCGCGAACTCGGGCTTCAGGTGCCCACTGCCGACGCCCAGGATCAGCCGTCCGCCGGAGAGGTGGTCGAGCGTGCCGTACTGCTTGGCGACGACGAGCGGGTGGCGATAGGGCAGCACCAGCACGTGCGAGAGGAGGGCGATCCGCGTGGTCGCGCCGGCGACGAAGGCGAGCGTGCTGCCCGCGTCGTACCAGGTGGCGCCCATGGTGTCGGCGCGCGACGCCGGCACCAGCACGTGGTCGCTGCACGACACCCAGGCGAAGCCGGCGCGCTCGGCCGCGCGCCCGGCCTCGACGAGCTCGGCGCCGCCCACCTCGCGCTCCCACGGCTGGCTGCGCGACGGGATCTGCTGCACGCCGGGGAGGCCGAGGCCGAAGCGGCGCATCGCGTGTCCCATAGCAGGCAGGGGTCGGCCTTCACAGGGCCGTGCCGCACGGGGTTCCCGCGCGGCGAGCCTGCGGATATAAACGTGGAGCATGGACGCACACGAGCACCACGCGAAGGCGAAGCGGGTGGTCGTGTGCGCCGTCCTGACCGTCAGCGACACCCGTACGGCCGAGACCGACACCAGCGGGACGTGCATCCAGGCGCTCCTCGAGCAGGCCGGGCACCGGGTGGCGAGCTACACGATCCTGCCGGACGAGCCCGCGCGCGTCCGCGCGCACGTGCAGGGCGTGCTCGGCGACCCCGAGGTGGACGTCGTCATCCTGAACGGCGGCACCGGCCTCGCTCCGCGCGACCGGACGTACGAGGCGATCGTGGATCTCCTCGAGAAGCAGCTCGACGGCTTCGGGGAGCTGTTCCGCATGCTCTCCTACCCGCACGTGGGAGCCGCCGCCATGCTGTCGCGTGCCGCGGCCGGCGTGGCGCACGGCAAGGTCGTGGCCGCGCTCCCGGGCGCGACCGCCGCCGTCGAGCTGGCCATGACCAAGCTCCTGCTTCCCGAGCTCGGCCACATGGTGCAGTTGCTGCGCGGTTGAGGCATGCGAGTCCGGCTGCGGTTCTTCGCCGTGCTGCGGGAGCAGATGGGCGCCTCCTCCGCACGGGCGGTCCCCGCCGGGACGACGGTCGGGGCGCTGTGGCGGAGCGTCGTGGCGGAGCGGCCCGAGCTGGATGCCATCCCGGTCCGCTTCGCGGTGAACCAGACCTACGTCGAGGCCTCGCATCGCCTGGCGGAGGACGACGAGGTCGCGGTCTTCCCGCCGGTCAGCGGCGGGTGAGCGGCTCGGCGCCGTCGGCCACCCGGACCGCGGCGCGCGCGGGGAACCGCTCCGGGTGGAGTATCCCGGCAAGCAGCTCGAGGCTGTCGACGATGCGCGGGCCGGGACGGCTCAGGTACACCGAGCCGTCGACGGCGTAGACCTCGCCCGCGCGCACCGCGGGCAGGTCGTCCCACCCCGGCTGCCGTCGCAGGATCGGCACGTCTGCCAGCGTGCGCTCCACCCGGTAGCCGCAGCAGGCGAGCACGAGGACCTCGGGCGACGCCGCCCGGACGTCCTCCCACGAGACGCGGGCTGCGTCCTCGCCCTTTCGGCCGAGCGGCTCGACGCCGCCCGCGATCTCGACCAGCTCGGGCGTCCAGTGCCCGCTCCGGAAGGGCGGGTCGATCCACTCGAGGACGACGCAGCGACGCCGGGGCGCGCCGGTGGCCCGGGCGCGTACCGCCTCGACGCGCGCGCCGAGCGCGGCGACGACGGAGGCCCCTCGCTCGCGGACGCCGAGCGCGTCGGCCACCGTGCGCACGTCCCGCATGATGTCGGCGAGGCTCGACGGATCGAGGTCGACGACGCGCGGCGGCCCGGGCAGCGTCTCGGCGAACGCCTGCACGCTCGCGTAGCCGACGGCGCACACGTCGCACAGCCGCTGGGTGATGATGACCTCGGGCTCGAGGCGGCGGAGAAGCGCCTCGTCGAGCGTGTAGAGCGTGCCGCTTCGTCGGAGCGAATCGGTGACCCACCGGTCCACCTCGGCGCTCGGCAGGCCGGACTCGTGGATCGGGCAGTGGGTGGCCCGCGGCTTGGCGTTCACCTCGGGCGGGAAGTCGCACTCGTGGCTGACCGCGACGACGTGATCGAGCATGCCGAGCGCGGCGACGATCTCGGTGGCGGCGGGGAGGAGGGTGACGACCCGCACGTTCGTCACGCGTCGCCCCGCTCCAGCTGCGGGAGGCCGTCGGTGATGGTGAACCAGGGTGCCTTCGACCCGACCCAGACGTGGAGCAGGGGGCGTACACCCGGATCCTCGTCGAGGGTCCCGAGCCGAACACGGCGGAACTCCGGGTGGTCGCGCCGGCGGCTGTAGACGGGTGAGCCGCAGCGAGAGCAGAACGCCCGGAACTGACCGGGAGAAGACTCGTACTCGCGGACCAGGTCTGCGCCTGCTCTCAGGTGGAAGTCCGCGGCGGAGATGCCGGCGTTGGTCGCGAACGCGCTGCCGCTGGCGCGCCGGCACTGCAAGCAGTGGCAGAAGCTCGGCGAGCCGATCTCGCCGGTGATCTCGAAGCGCACGCCGCCACAAAGACAACCTCCGGTGAGCATGCGCGCGAGGATCGCGCCACCCGGCGCTCGATTCAAGAGCCGCGCTGCGCCTCGCCCCGGGTCCGTTTTCTTATATTGACACCCGCCCGCGCACGGCAGTAAGCGGGACGGGCCGGCTCGCCCGAGCCTGGCCCTCCGGGTGTGTCGCCTCGAGGTTCCCCAACGGAGAAGAGCCATGAAGGGTCTCCTGCAACTCGCCCTCGGCAGCCTGCTGGTTCTCCTGACGAGCGGCGCCCTCGCCGCGCCGCCGACCCCCGGCCAGCACTTCGATTGCAGTGACGGAGGGTCGGGCGTCTCGTGCGCGAGCGACGACCCGGGCTGCGTCCCGCAGACCAAGGACGACCCATCGGGCGGCGTCGCCGCGACCCTCAAATGCGGCGACGCGATCGCGAAGGCGTTCGGTGCGGCGGTCAGAGCCGTCATCAAGTGCCACAAGGCCATGGCGGACTCCGTCCTGAAGGGCTCGCCGGTCGACGACGAGGCCTGTGAGAGCGGGCCTGGCAAGTCAGCCAAGGGGAAGCTCGACGCGGCGATCACCAAGGTAGGGCCGGTCTGCACCTCCACCCAGCTGACGCTGGCGGCGGCGGAGGAGGCGACGCTGTTCGCGAACAAGTCGAATCCGCTCTCGCTCGACGCGCAGGCGGCGGCCGTCTACTGCGACGGCTCGATGCCGATCGACCCGGCGGGCGCGGGGGGCGACGACGCCGGCACGATCGACTCGACGGCGGCGGATGCGAAGGACCGGCTCAAGTGCGCCGACACGGTGGGCTCGGAGCTCGGCAAGCTCGCCGCCGCGGCGATCAAGTGCCACATCAAGCTCGCTGACAGCGACTTCAAGGCCAAGGACTTCGACGAGAACGTGTGCGAGGAGCTCGACCCGGTGAAGGGCAAGTCCGCGCTGCAGAAATACAATGCGGCGATGACGAAGCTCACCTCGAAGGGCATCTGCACCCAGAGCTGCCTGACGGAGCCGAACCGGCTCGCGCTCGGGCAGAACATCCTGGCGCAGGTCGAAGCGGGCAACCAGATCACCTACCCGTGTGCCGGCACGACCTCGACGACGACGACCACGACGACCACCTCGAGCACCACGACCACCTGCCCGCCGATGAGCTGCAGCTGCGCGGGCGGCACGCCGTCGACCTTCAGCTTCACGACCGTCATCGGCTCCGGCACCTGCGGCCATCTCGACGGCGACGGGAACCCGAACATGTACTCGCTCGCCTGCGGTGGGCTCTACTTCGGCGGCGCGGGGGTGGGCGTGCCCCTGCCCTCGAAGGTGCCCGACTATGGGAGCTCGTTCCTCAACGCCTGCTGCAGCGGGACGACGCTCACGTTGAGCGGCACCTCGTCCGCCCAGGCGGGCGGGAACCGCTGCATCCAGGGGTTGTCCTCGAAGCGCGGGATGTCCTGCACGACCAACAGCGACTGCGCGGGGCCGTGCAGCCTCAACTCGGACTGCTCGCCCGGCGGGACGTGCTCCGGCGGCGGCACCTGCACCAGCGCGAAGTGCGCGCTGCTGCAGTGCACGAACGCCGGCTGCCTCTACGGCCCGCCGCTGCCCATCCCCAACGCGGCGCACAACAGCGCGGCGACGAGCACCTGCGTCATCAACACCATCACCGCCAACGGCAGCGGAACGGCGGACTGCTCGGCGGGTTCGGTGACGGCGCTCAACCTGCCGCTCAGCTCGGCGCTCTTCCTGGATTCGGACCTCATGACGATGCGGTGCAGCGGCGGCTCCAACGCGGGCGCAAACTGCACCGGCAACGGCGGCTGCGGCACCGTCGCCGCCGGCACGCCGTGCCCCGGGGGCACCTGTGTCAATGACACGGGTCGTTGTCGCAACGGCTTCGGGGACCCCGCCGACACGCCGTGCTGCTCGGACACGGACTGCGGCGGTGGCGCGGGGGTCTGCGAGACGGGCAGGTGCCAGGGCGGCTCGAACGCCAACTTCGGCTGCATCACCGACGCCGACTGCCCGGGCGGCTCGTGCATCACCTTCATCCAGCCCTGCCCGATCTGCGGCCCCAACAACAAGTGCGACGGCGGCATCAACGATGGCCTGAGCTGCACGCCGGGAGACACCATCCCGGACGGGGACTATCCGACCAGCCACGACTGTCCGCCGCCGCCGGCGGCCAGCCTCGGCGCGCTGCCGATCCCGTACCTGCTCGACACCGGCACCGTCCAGAAGGTGTCGGTCGACCTTCCCGATCAGGCGGCCGTGTTCTGCGGCTTCTGCCGGAGCAAGACCCTCAACACGTTCGCTCGCCGGTGCAACGGCTCGGCCTCGGGCGTCGCCTGCTCGTGCTCCATCGGTACGCCCTGCGTCGCGTGCGGCGGCGACCCGTGTCTCCCCGTGCCGTGCACGTCGAACACCGACTGCTCCACCCTGGGTGCCTTCAACAGCTGCGGCCAGCGCACCTCGGGCGCCTTCACCGCTGTGGACGTGGCCCGCACCATCGTCGAGACGGGTACCACCGCGGGGGCACTGACGACCGGCGGTCTGCCGCAACCCGGCAACCTGGTCAGCATCTTCTGCATCCCGCTGACCTTCAACTCGCTCGTCGACTCGGCCGGCGACCTGCCGGGCCCGGGCGCCGTCGCCCTCCCGGTCACGATGCAGATCCAGTAGCGCTGCAGACGACCCGCGCCGCGCGGCTCCGTGCCGCGTGGCGCGGGGTTCCGCTCCTGCTCGCGCACGGTCCGGGCCGGGTCGAGCGCCGGACAGCCGTCATGACGCTTGGATATCTTCGCCCACGGCGTGCAGGCATTAGGTCGCTCTACATCCCACGGGAGCGATGCGGCTCTCAGCGTCACGCTTCCGGGCACAAAGGCCAACGGAGGCGACGATGACGAGACTCGCGACGGTTCTCGCAGTGGCGGCGCTGTACGCCGGATCGGCCCTTGCTCAGAGCAGCGGCAACTTCACAGACACTGTGGACGACGCCCTGTGTTCGATCAATTCGGCGACTGGAGATGAAAGTTGTACCAACCAAAACGGGACCAACGTCTGCACGACGCCGAC encodes the following:
- a CDS encoding thioredoxin domain-containing protein is translated as MVRTRSHAASRLRLTVLLAALACRRGREITNPLPGAPPFDARLVAALAAAQHAGEPPHTRHLRPDGAPLYTNRLVLESSPYLRQHAHNPVDWYPWGDEAFEAAKRLERPVLLSVGYSTCHWCHVMEEESFEDEEIARYLNENYVAIKVDREERPDVDSLYMTAVQAMGSGGGWPMTVWLTPERQPFYGGTYFPPHDGERGVRTGFLTLLKTLKDAFDRQPSRVADAAADVAERVRRSVGPGGPSGLPTAAVLHAAAREAAAHFDAANGGADRVPKFPSGLPLRFLLRYHRRTGDAQALRMATLTLEKMAAGGMHDQVGGGFHRYATDARWLVPHFEKMLYDNALLALAYLDAYQTTGREEFAGIVRDILAYVARDMTAPEGGFYAATDADSPNADGRAEEGWFFTWTPAEIEAAVGADRAALAIAYYGVTPAGNFHGRSILPNPKPLSDVARQLGLPPAEAERALDEARRLLLAARSRRPPPPRDEKILAGWNGLMISAYARAGLTLGDEEYTARAARAAEFLLAHRDREGRLPRAVKDGRAGPPGYLEDYAFLGAGLLDLYEATGASRWLEAAIALDGVLGARFEDREAGGFFRTAEDGEALLAREKPSSDGAEPSGNSVAIMNLLRLSELTGDERYRQRAERALAAFGDVLGRAPTGLSEMLLALDFALDTPKEIVIVTAGGRAAAEPLLRAVRGTFVPNRVLVVPSDTERVAHLVPLVEGKVAQGGRPTAYVCERRRCELPTTDPTVFAEQLRKVRPLDGSRPDLG
- a CDS encoding TIGR03619 family F420-dependent LLM class oxidoreductase gives rise to the protein MHVPLVSVSAVRVSLTVRTAHTTTRFAFAWCSCASMLHVYIRRLAAREPRAARPCEGRPLPAMGHAMRRFGLGLPGVQQIPSRSQPWEREVGGAELVEAGRAAERAGFAWVSCSDHVLVPASRADTMGATWYDAGSTLAFVAGATTRIALLSHVLVLPYRHPLVVAKQYGTLDHLSGGRLILGVGSGHLKPEFAVLGADYARRGRVTDEYIHAITAAWEQEVAGFDGQTVAFRDVMVAPRVAQRPRPPIWVGGNSQAAVRRAARHADGWIPWQLTPDDFAAAAAYARAERTTTAPFELVAPLAVAPDAQSTSVVEQAGRWLAAGATSFHVGLGARSLTEFLERVAWFAREVMPQVG
- a CDS encoding molybdenum cofactor biosynthesis protein MoaB, with the protein product MDAHEHHAKAKRVVVCAVLTVSDTRTAETDTSGTCIQALLEQAGHRVASYTILPDEPARVRAHVQGVLGDPEVDVVILNGGTGLAPRDRTYEAIVDLLEKQLDGFGELFRMLSYPHVGAAAMLSRAAAGVAHGKVVAALPGATAAVELAMTKLLLPELGHMVQLLRG
- the moaD gene encoding molybdopterin converting factor subunit 1 — encoded protein: MRVRLRFFAVLREQMGASSARAVPAGTTVGALWRSVVAERPELDAIPVRFAVNQTYVEASHRLAEDDEVAVFPPVSGG
- a CDS encoding cobalamin-binding protein, coding for MRVVTLLPAATEIVAALGMLDHVVAVSHECDFPPEVNAKPRATHCPIHESGLPSAEVDRWVTDSLRRSGTLYTLDEALLRRLEPEVIITQRLCDVCAVGYASVQAFAETLPGPPRVVDLDPSSLADIMRDVRTVADALGVRERGASVVAALGARVEAVRARATGAPRRRCVVLEWIDPPFRSGHWTPELVEIAGGVEPLGRKGEDAARVSWEDVRAASPEVLVLACCGYRVERTLADVPILRRQPGWDDLPAVRAGEVYAVDGSVYLSRPGPRIVDSLELLAGILHPERFPARAAVRVADGAEPLTRR
- a CDS encoding GFA family protein, with protein sequence MLTGGCLCGGVRFEITGEIGSPSFCHCLQCRRASGSAFATNAGISAADFHLRAGADLVREYESSPGQFRAFCSRCGSPVYSRRRDHPEFRRVRLGTLDEDPGVRPLLHVWVGSKAPWFTITDGLPQLERGDA